The genomic region tttattaaaacgtTATTATAAACTTCTTTGTGTAATTTATATGCAAGTAGCTtacaaatcaattaattttaacctttaaaccagctgtggttccctgtatagtttacagaattagttgagattttttttctttgaggaaatttgccatgtactgtacctgataggCCCCAAATGAAACATTATTGAATTGAAGGTAATCAAATCGAAATCAAATCGCAAGCTTCTGAATCAAAATTGAAtccaattgtgaaatttgtgtcaatgtgtcaataaatgtttatttttttatttattttatattttaatttttttacttgaagcaaatgttgttttttcccatttattttcttgtGGGAGTGCAACAGAATGCTTAGTTTATATGTTAAAATCATGAAAAATTTCTCTTGGGGGAGGGTACCCCCACTAATACTTATTTGCTTTGTAAACATGTCACCATTTTCACCACTTTGGAGTTTGCAGGTATAAATATAAAGCCTATGAAAATGCATAGTGTATGTATGTAGGCTATACTGCATATTGTCATTACATTCTAAACTAAATCATTTGATTGCTTAGTGTCTTAAAGCAGAAATGATGATAGATGAATGAAAAGCACAAAAAGTTAACTTGTATGAGGTATGAGGAACATAGACGTTCACTCATCTATTCCAAAAATAGTGCCTTTACTGTTACTGCTCTCATAAATATGATTACTTGCAttacatgtatatttttaaatctacaCTTAATTTCTAACAGAAATCCCTCTAACATTATTCCCTCTATTCTTTGATTAAACGGCAACTTCAGTGACTCAATAGCTATGTCAcatttcgaaggctgcatcctccggAGGTCACATTTGAAAGCTGCATACGTCATtgaggcagtctcatttaagaaaaataactgttggattgcaaagtaagaaagaaaaatacagtattttacacctcacgagGAATAACcatcaattttattatggttactattcttaaataagacatccttaatgacgtatgcagcctttAAATGCGACCTCCAGAGGAcacagcctccgaaatgagatgtgttttactgtaaatcaATGCAATATCACAGGAAATAATTGACACTAAGTTTTAGGGGCCTGTTCAGGTGTAGGAAGgttgtgttgtttgtatttaaaCAAAGCTGAAGATAGAAATATAGTGGCATTAAAGATGTCCAAACATGTGATGTTTTTAGTTATAACATAATGGAAGATCACCATATTTCATGATGAGCAATGTCAAAAATtacactgttttctgttttaaagatGGCAGATATCGATGGGAAGGATGCTGTAGAGATAGTCTGCATGATGGAGAATGAAGAGAAAGACGAGACTGTTTTGATGCTGAGTAAAGGCTTCCTATCTCAGAAGCTCCAGATTGGAGACATGTACTACCTTTGGTGGGTCTCACAAGCTCTATAAACATTTGCGAgggcaattttatttttttttattttttatgtattgcCCTTCTTTTTAgcattctgtatttttacacaGTTATTGCAACAACCCAAACAGAAGATAGTGTTGAGGGTGCAGAGAATCACATTCTcattttttgctgtatttttattttttttccttaaggGATTTGGTCTTCATATGGAGCAGACTCTACTTGCGGTTGAACCTCTCTAAACAGGGCTTCCTAGAGGAATGCAAAGTGTTGATTTTGTCAGCCACCAACATAAAAGCGATTTTCCCATTTATGAAGGTGATTTTGGCAGAGGTAAGATATTATTTTACCATCAGTTTACTAGACatttaaacaactttttttttttttttttttttttaatttaaacacacacacacatcaatatctATGGTTTGACACTGTTTATGGAACTGTCTTCTTATATTGgcaatacaatatttatttttcagcttGGAAAAGATGGCCTGGGATTTTGTGTGGAGCTTTGTGCACAAGCTTTGCAGACGGACCAGAATGATTCAGTCACCAAGTCCCTCATCTACAAAACCATTGCATACCTACTCCCTAATGACCTTGAGGTCTGTAGGGCTTGTGCGCTGCTAGTTTTCTTCCTAGAGAGAACTGTTGAGTCATACAAGAACGTGTTTCTCCTGTATGCTCACCCTGATCAAGAGTACCATGCAGACACCGGTCTTGTGGGTAACAGTGTACGCTTTGAGGTTCTCCAGATCCTGAAAAAAGACCTGTACTTTGACCCTGAGTTCTGGAGCCTTCTCAACATCGAGACAAACTGTCTGAAGCTAATGAGTGATAAGGTCGGTAAAGCAGCCTTATGTGAGATCATGCAAAAGGACAAGTGGATGCCAAGCTACTGTATGAAAGGATATTGTCAGTGTCACACAGGCAACACAGACAGGACTATTAACAAAGCTGAGAAAGATACAAACCGAAATGGCCAGGAAGTGGAGACATTGAAAACATGGGTTAATTCTGCCTCAGGGGAAGCATCCTCCAAACCTCCAGGCAAAAGGCGGGGGAGGAAGCCAGGTACACATCTTGTTAAAGATTCAGAGGCCTGTCCAGTTCGACGTTCATTTAGGCAATTGGACTTGGCAAAGAATCACGCCAGGCAACTTAATAGCAGGCGTCAGAGACTCCTTTCCCGACAGACGGAGATGAACACTCTGAAACGTAAGGGAAGAAAACCACAATGGCTTTTGGACCAGTTGGCTGCCGAAGCAGAAAACGATGAACCTCGACAGGCCAAGAAACCAGGAAGGAAACCAAAACAGTCAAATATTTTGACAGAGATTTCAGTTGAGACTGCAGTCAGTGAAGTCACAATGAAAATTTCATATCCTGATAATGAAGTTGAGCTCTCTTCTGATGTTCAGGCCTCACTGTTTTCCACAGAGACCCCTCATATCACTGAAAGCAGTACTAACAAAACTCAAGAAAATTTGAAATGGCCTGATAGTAATACATCTCTTATCAAGTTACTATCAGCAGAATCTACTCCATGTAGCAAAAAAGACTTCAGGGTGCGGGAGGAGCTTGTTTTTCGGGAACAAGGCCTTTCTATAGTTCGAAAATTCCACACATATTCAAGACAACCTGAAGTAGAAGGAATATCAGTCGACAGTTTACACAGAGAAAAAGAAGTTAAGCTGGCCTATAATGAATCCAAACAAGAGCCACAATCTGCTGTGCAAAAGTGTGAACCTGCAGAGATCCCTGGAGCTGCTGCTGCACAGGATAAAAATGTTGGGGAAATCACGGCTACACCAATCCCAGCTATACATGTGGAAACATATACTCCTGTTGAAGCCATTCTTGAACCAGTTAAAGAATTAATTGAAGATCCAAAAGTTAATAACGAGTTATCAGTTCCCCAAGATGCAGACACCAAATATCCAGACTACGGTCTTTATGGGCCTTACAGTCCTATTAGTCCTCCAGAAAATATTAATGATGATCTTCCACCAGAAGTGACAACTCTCACCAGAGCTGACACCATTCCTGTACCTCAAAGTATACCAGAAAACATGACAGTTCTTCATGAGGATGCTCCTCCAGTTCTTACTGAAGTGACGATGCTCCCTGATGAAACAGTAACTGCTTTGAATGAAACTGAGATTGACACTCCTGACACTAAAATTGTGCCTGAGAGTACAGAGGTGCCACCAAGTCCTGAGGAAACATCACCAGAAATGCATGCTGCTGTTGATGGTGTAGTCTCTGACCCAACTGATACAAGTTTCCAGCTTTCAGTCAACTGCAGCCTTTGCAATAAAGAAACCAAATACCCACACATTCTACGGCATGCAATGTGGCATCACAGGATTGACAGGAAGTGCATGTTCTGTCACAAACGCTACACTCGTGGGCGCAGCCCATCAGTCCATTTTAAAGTGCACATTCAGGAACTAAGAAAGTCTAATGGGCTTTTTAGTGAAACTGTTTGTGAGAATGCCTCAAAGGCCACCACACAAAGTGCCCAGAAGAGACTGTTTAAACGTGTTAATCCTGCCATGCAGCGTAATTTTAGAAACATCAAAATGCGATTAAACTGCAGTTTGAACATTACAGATTTGCACAAGGAAGGGCAAAGTTCAGAGCCTAAGGTTAGATTGCGGACAAGGTTAGTCAAGAATCCAAATCCCCCAAGTACATCGGATGAACAAAAGGAGAAGGTTTGCAAGATGAAGAAGAAATGTCTAAGGAGGGTTTTAGCGAAGAGATCTCAGTCCACAGATGAGAACAAAAAGTTTTTCAGAATGAAACTAGCAAGGAAGAGACCAAAGACTATGCAAGCACTAACTCCAGAGGACAACCACACGGATACCAATGGCAACTCTGCTCATAGGGTAAATGGAGTGgtcagaaagaaaaagaaagttaagAGCGTGCCTGAGACTAATAcctcaaatgaaaaaaatcagACATTACCACAAGACAACAAAGAGAAACTTGAGAATGTAGAATGTGCAGAAAGTCAGAAAGACAATGTCAAGACTGAATCTGAGAATGTAGGACTAACAAAAGACAAGGTCAAATCGAAAACGAAAAGAAAAGATGAAattgtgaaaatgaaaaaagatgAAAACTCTGGGCTGAAAAAGAAGATTACTCCTGGAGAACAAAAAGAAGATGGAGAAGCTATTAAAAGAAGGAAGATAACAAATAGTCCAAAAGACAGTTCTGAGAATCAGGAACCCATAGGTAATAATACAGAATTTAAGGAAATAAATGCAGTGGGGTATAAAAATGGGACTCCGATAAAGCCCAAACAGCCTTCCACACCATTCCAGGGGAAAAGAACTGGTGCATCTACGCATGTTAGATGCCCTGTGGAGATTTGTACATTTACTGCAAAGTCGATCCTTGTCCTTTCACATGTGCTGTCACACCACCATGCTGACAAGAAGGCGCTTCTGTTCTTTTTCAATTTTGGAAAGGAAAAATGTCTTTTCTGTTGCAGAAAGATATATAACCCCCAGCATTTTTTTGACCATGTGATATGCCACAGAGGTGAGCTGAAGTTCCCGTGCTACCATTACGGCTGCAAGGAAAGGTACCAAACGCGTATGGAGCTGAGTGAGCACATGCTAGGCCATCATCCATTGAGAGCGATGTGCTGCTTTCCTGGTTGCTCTATGCAAGCTGAGACTGTTTTGCTCCTGTATAAGCATGAAAGAACACATTATCGACTTGATACAAATGTGGAAATAAAATCAATGCCCAAAAATTCTGAACCAACAGGGCATGGAGCCCCTCAAACTCTGGAAGAGAATATGGAGGCAGCCGCAAATTCTTCATTCGGTCAACTAAATCTTGGTGCAGCCAAGTGGAAGGGCCCTACATCTGCAAATCAAGATGATGATGATAGAAAACCTTTGGTACTCAATAAAGGTTCTGTAAACTACAGTAGCAAGAACCATAGCCTTGTTAATGGGCATAATGAGAGCGACAAAGAAGTTCCTCCCAAACCTTCAGATCCAGTCATTAAAGAGCAGGAACCACTCGTTTCAGGAAAACCCGCAGCTAAACAATTCATTCGACCTCTTCCCTCAGCTTATCTGGATGAGTCTTACATTAGCATGCCAAAACGCTGGAAGGAACCCCAGGTGGGCTCAAAAATATTGGGCTCTGTGTCAAAGCCAGTAAAACCGCCTACCAGGCAGCGTTGCTCTCGATGTTTTGAGTCTTTCAACAGTGAGGAAGAGCTGCAAACACACAAGGACAAATGCACGTCCCTCTTTGGTTTTGATTCAGATGATGAGagtaagtaatttttttttttatttgttatattcttaaaggtgcaatatgtaatattttttgcagtaaaatatccaaaaactactaggccagtgtttatatattttgttcacttgagtacttagaatatcccaaatgtttgcaactatttgtaaatcgtgagaaattgcaattttaaccaaggctccgggacttGTGGGGAGtcacctgtcaattgcgtcaatacccgcgttaccctcggtttccggttttattttgtagaaaccatggaaacaccaaagatgctgtaatatattacacattttaatagacaaggggacatctgttttgatatatttatagacagaaaacaaattgttattcagctcaacacgtttagtcttattgtttaaatcaattttcttgattttttttttttttttttttttttctttttgcaagtaccatgccttagagaaaaacactattttgtcaagtagctaacatagcataatcagatgaagctttatttttagtaacagtaatacagcattttctccattatacaatacattttaaaatgaattgcatgccatttatcaacataagcaatccaatatttaatatgatattctaacatcgatctagtttactgcagtgtgtctcaaaaacaagtctcacagcagccgccaagCGAACGCATaaagtaatgttataacattttcaacacactcagatgtatctaatatgataaaccgagctgcgttacctcatactcatgaccggaaaagcagaagcggcgttgccgactgtggcataataaaggTTCTGCTGCTCGCAGCACATGTTGCGCACTCgacctgctctgcttcatactacagtaacgttaataattgcatccatgaacatgatttcttcctgagtcccatccctattcttttgcaccgtccgttgaggtgaagaccacatgtcccaagattccgctctcaaacttggtgtcatcaagctatgcctttgttttgaataggcttctagcgacctctagtggacaaaattattacatactgcaccttttaaggttattttaatttttgcagtttgttaaatattttgtttttgtcttcatAGGTGCATCCTGAATTTGGAGAAGCAGGAACTGAGAAAACTGTTAAATGCTGCTGTAGGCAATCAGCGTTCTTACGTGTGCTTAACATCTTTGTCAGCATCTCAAAACTGAACTATATTGAGATCTACGTGGGAAGTGACTTTTGCCTCTTTGTAGTCTTGTATGACCGATCTGCTGCTTTATTTCAGAGCAAAGGTCTGTTATCTCTTGTTAAAATGGCTGATGTTGAAAATCTGAcattgatttgtttttgttttgttttttaaagcctTTTGAGGCTTgggagtattttttttattttttttcacttaaTCGTCATCTGCtttctcagaaaaaaaagtatgtttgtctttctgtaAAATGCACAGCAAATGAATTTTGACACTTGTCATCACTTTCTGTCACAGAGCTTAGTCTGTTCTCTCATTTTTGCTTGTCTTTTCAATTCCTGATAATGAGAGGCCACCACGGACCATAACACTACAAGAAGATTTGGTCAGTCTTTCTGGCCAGGGTATATACCTGCTCTAGAAAGCATAAAATGTTGTGCTCAGTCTAGCGTTTAATGGAAGGTTTAACTTTACTGTTTTGTGACAGTAGGTCAGGTGTCTACCAGTGTTACATGGTGCTTTATGAGCAGAAGTACTGGATGGAAACTCATAGGCCACTCAAGGTATTGCAAGCACACTATAAACATGttctgttattattt from Megalobrama amblycephala isolate DHTTF-2021 linkage group LG7, ASM1881202v1, whole genome shotgun sequence harbors:
- the znf654 gene encoding zinc finger protein 654: MAEEESELELDRFKKELETLLNTSANDERGLQSKTYCERFCELVVEQTGRWQVPLPQLQVLRSALCSFVQGVASFPPECEHVRYTLSSLALSIFELLLFFGKDEFIEHPLIDILDSFQDCYASLVRHQNVYLLQVRHIIKDGGPWANPVLQAILKDSELPQEDVDKYLNSEVSIFFELRLRYLVACERLPEALALTRRCIRHSVVGRHLYFKQAYLICLWKASLHERLYKEMADIDGKDAVEIVCMMENEEKDETVLMLSKGFLSQKLQIGDMYYLWDLVFIWSRLYLRLNLSKQGFLEECKVLILSATNIKAIFPFMKVILAELGKDGLGFCVELCAQALQTDQNDSVTKSLIYKTIAYLLPNDLEVCRACALLVFFLERTVESYKNVFLLYAHPDQEYHADTGLVGNSVRFEVLQILKKDLYFDPEFWSLLNIETNCLKLMSDKVGKAALCEIMQKDKWMPSYCMKGYCQCHTGNTDRTINKAEKDTNRNGQEVETLKTWVNSASGEASSKPPGKRRGRKPGTHLVKDSEACPVRRSFRQLDLAKNHARQLNSRRQRLLSRQTEMNTLKRKGRKPQWLLDQLAAEAENDEPRQAKKPGRKPKQSNILTEISVETAVSEVTMKISYPDNEVELSSDVQASLFSTETPHITESSTNKTQENLKWPDSNTSLIKLLSAESTPCSKKDFRVREELVFREQGLSIVRKFHTYSRQPEVEGISVDSLHREKEVKLAYNESKQEPQSAVQKCEPAEIPGAAAAQDKNVGEITATPIPAIHVETYTPVEAILEPVKELIEDPKVNNELSVPQDADTKYPDYGLYGPYSPISPPENINDDLPPEVTTLTRADTIPVPQSIPENMTVLHEDAPPVLTEVTMLPDETVTALNETEIDTPDTKIVPESTEVPPSPEETSPEMHAAVDGVVSDPTDTSFQLSVNCSLCNKETKYPHILRHAMWHHRIDRKCMFCHKRYTRGRSPSVHFKVHIQELRKSNGLFSETVCENASKATTQSAQKRLFKRVNPAMQRNFRNIKMRLNCSLNITDLHKEGQSSEPKVRLRTRLVKNPNPPSTSDEQKEKVCKMKKKCLRRVLAKRSQSTDENKKFFRMKLARKRPKTMQALTPEDNHTDTNGNSAHRVNGVVRKKKKVKSVPETNTSNEKNQTLPQDNKEKLENVECAESQKDNVKTESENVGLTKDKVKSKTKRKDEIVKMKKDENSGLKKKITPGEQKEDGEAIKRRKITNSPKDSSENQEPIGNNTEFKEINAVGYKNGTPIKPKQPSTPFQGKRTGASTHVRCPVEICTFTAKSILVLSHVLSHHHADKKALLFFFNFGKEKCLFCCRKIYNPQHFFDHVICHRGELKFPCYHYGCKERYQTRMELSEHMLGHHPLRAMCCFPGCSMQAETVLLLYKHERTHYRLDTNVEIKSMPKNSEPTGHGAPQTLEENMEAAANSSFGQLNLGAAKWKGPTSANQDDDDRKPLVLNKGSVNYSSKNHSLVNGHNESDKEVPPKPSDPVIKEQEPLVSGKPAAKQFIRPLPSAYLDESYISMPKRWKEPQVGSKILGSVSKPVKPPTRQRCSRCFESFNSEEELQTHKDKCTSLFGFDSDDESAS